The genomic window GCCTTTCTGCTCCACCTAACGTTCCAGCTTGGAGAATTAATAAAATATTTTTGTTATTAAAAGTCATAAAATGATTTACTTAATACCTGCTTGAATAAAAAATTAGTTTTTTCTTTTATTTTCATTTTTGCTACATAAACAAAGTCTTTAATTGGTAACTTAAATAAAGCTTGTGTTCTCCATTTTTTATCAATCTCTTTAAAACCATTTGTAAAGTAAATATTATAAATAATAGATCTTTTTATCTGGTTTAAAATAGTCTTTAATTCTTTGGTTTCAAATACTCTGTTTTTTTTGTTTAGCGCTACTATTTTTTTTTGCCAATCGATAAACAACTCCAACGCTTCTACTTTTATATGCTCTTGTTTTAAAAGAAACTTTTTTAAAAAAGTATCTGTATACTTATTTTCGTCGTACTCTAATTTTTTAAACAAAAATAATTGAATTTCCATATCACCTTCAACCTGTATGTCTTTATATAGACTAGAAACTTGAGATTCATGGCTTCTGTAATTATATAATACTTCTTGTATGTTATAGAGTTTCCCGTTCCAAGCTATTCTAGACCAAAAGTCGTAATCTTCAACGTGAACTTTATCATTATTAAAAGAAAACGCTCTAACAGCACTTGTTCTTAACATACAACACCCTAAACTCATTGGGCATTTAACTAGCATTTGAGCTACAATTGCATCGTGCTTTTCGCAATGCTTAATAACCGTATCATGACCTCCAAAGTATTTAATCCAACTACCACAAGTTATAATTTCTGGATACGTTTCCAAAATATGTAGTTGCTTTTCAAACCGTTCTAATTCATTTATATCATCTCCATCCATTCTTGCAATATACTTTCCTTTTGCAAGGCTAAACCCAAGATTTAAACTGTGTATTAATCCTTTATTTTTTTCCTTTTTAATTACTTTAACTCTGTTGTCGTTATAAGACTCTACAATTTTAATTGTATTATCTGTTGAACAATCATCAATAACCAATATTTCGAAATCCTGAACTGTTTGCTTTAGAATAGAATCCATAGCTTCTGTAATATATCTTTCGACATTATACACTGGTAACACTATTGAAATAAGTGGTTGACTTTGGTTCATTTAAAAAAATACCCTGATTATATTTTACCTATAATTAATAAAATTAAGCTTTTAGTTTTCCTGATTGGTTTATGAAAAGGTGCTGCACTAATAGACTTGCTTAAAAAGTATAGCTTTGTTTTAAACTGTTTATTATTTTTTGATCTTTCAAATCTATCTAAAAAGTAATTAGATTCATATTCTTTAAAAAAATCTTTAGAGAAATTATCTATTATACTTTTATTTTTTCTTCTTCTCGTGTAAGCAGACTTCTTTGCATAAAAATGCCAATATTTTGCTTTAAAAAGGTTTTCATTCTCTGAAATACTATTTTCATGTATTCTATACAGATAAAAATAATTTTCTAAAAAAACGTGACTACCTTGCTCCTCAAGTTTATAATATAAATCCTGATCTACAGCTCGTTTCATTAAAGGATCTATACCTAAAGTATTATTATATGCGTGGCTTTTAAAAGTTGCAAAATGAGTTAAAGCACCTTGTCCATAAGTTAAATACGATTTCCCTTTTGGGATTTTACTAGCATTAATTCCTTTATTAATAACATTTAAGTTTAAATCTACAAGTTCATAATTAGAGGTTATAATTGCTGCTTCTATATTTGTTTTGTGAGAATTTACCATAACTTCTAATGCGTTAAACTTTATAGCATCATCTGGATCTAAGAAACCTAATATTTCTCCGTTTGCATATTCACAACATTTATTTTTAGTATATCCACAACCTCTATTTTTATCATTTTGATATAACTTAAAACGACTGTCATTACCTATTGTTTTTTTTATAATTTCTATAGAATCATCGTTTGAGCCATCATCTACTATAATAGCTTCCCAATTAGTATAAGTTTGTTTTATTATACTGTTATAACAGTCAATAAAAAAATGACCATTATTATAGTTCGCAATAAGTATTGAAAATAGCATTGTCGATTATATTAAATTGAACAACAGTATTTATATTTTTCTGTAGTAATTATTTTAACTTCCTTAAAACCAAAAAATGTTTCATGGTAAATTGTGATTCCTTTTTCTTTAAATACAGATTGTAACTCATAAAAAGTATCTTTTTCTCCTTGTCTTTGATAATCATCAAATATAATTACGAATTCATGACCTAGACTTATTCCTTTAACAATAGAGACTATATCATATCTTGAAAATCTTGGACTACCATGTGGTCCATCTACAACATATAAATCATAGTCGTTTTCAATTTTAGGTTCTAAATTCTCATAAATTTTTACTGGAAATTCATGAATATTTTTTTCAATTATAGAACAAATTTCTATTTTAGACCTTTTAGATAATAAAAACTGTCTTTCAAAAGCAGAAGCCCAACTTTTATCTTGTTCGATTATTAAATGATTAGAATTTGCTAAATAAGTATCTAAATAAGTAGAAATAAATTTTGATGATTCGCCTAAGCCCAATTCTAATATATTTAGTGGTTTATAGTCTTTTAAAACTCTATTTAATATATAAAAAAAGGTGTAATTACCTGCCCATCTACCTATATTTAAAGACAGGTCTTTAATGCCTTCTTGACCTCTAATACTATCGTGATATATTTGAGCCCATTCTAACTCTTTAAGATATTTTACTTGCGTTTCTTGGAATGCTCTGTTCTCTCTAATTAATTTTCTTATTTTATTAATCATAACTCATTTGAGACTTTAAAATTAAACAAAGCTTTACTTTGGTTTGTAGATACTAATGCTCCATTACCATAATAATTTCCTTCTTCTACTTCAAACGAAAAAGCATTTTGAATCCAATCCGTAATTTCCTTTTTTACAGTTATGTAGGTTGTTACATAATAAAAACCTTTATTAAGATTCAATTTATCAATACTAAAAACTAACTCATTCACAACTTCATCATCTTTCCCAAAATCGATTAAACTAGTACTTAGCCAAGCTATTCTTTGCCCAAGATTATCATCAATTCTTAAATCCATTTGTACATCTACAAGTTTAGCTTCAATAGGGTTATTTAAGCTAAAAAGCATTTTAAATGATTCTCCTGTTTGAGGTTTTACTTTTACATTTTTTCCGTGCGTAAAAACTTCTTTTATTTGTAATTTACCATTACCTTTTCTATCATTAAACGCTGTCACCTTTGATTCTGTAACAGTTCCATCAAGATAAAACTCAACAGCTTCTTCCACACCTCCTTCGAATTCTGTTTTTCCGTTTTTTAAAACTAGAGCTCTTGTACACAAACTTTTCACAGCTGCCATATTATGACTAACAAACAAAACAGTTCGACCATCACCACGAGAAATATCTTGCATCTTACCAATTGCTTTCTTTTGAAACTCTGCATCACCAACTGCTAATACCTCATCAATAACCAATATTTCTGGCTCTAAAAAGGCTGCTACAGCAAATGCTAAACGCACCGTCATACCAGAACTATAG from Algibacter sp. L1A34 includes these protein-coding regions:
- a CDS encoding glycosyltransferase family 2 protein; its protein translation is MNQSQPLISIVLPVYNVERYITEAMDSILKQTVQDFEILVIDDCSTDNTIKIVESYNDNRVKVIKKEKNKGLIHSLNLGFSLAKGKYIARMDGDDINELERFEKQLHILETYPEIITCGSWIKYFGGHDTVIKHCEKHDAIVAQMLVKCPMSLGCCMLRTSAVRAFSFNNDKVHVEDYDFWSRIAWNGKLYNIQEVLYNYRSHESQVSSLYKDIQVEGDMEIQLFLFKKLEYDENKYTDTFLKKFLLKQEHIKVEALELFIDWQKKIVALNKKNRVFETKELKTILNQIKRSIIYNIYFTNGFKEIDKKWRTQALFKLPIKDFVYVAKMKIKEKTNFLFKQVLSKSFYDF
- a CDS encoding glycosyltransferase family 2 protein, which encodes MLFSILIANYNNGHFFIDCYNSIIKQTYTNWEAIIVDDGSNDDSIEIIKKTIGNDSRFKLYQNDKNRGCGYTKNKCCEYANGEILGFLDPDDAIKFNALEVMVNSHKTNIEAAIITSNYELVDLNLNVINKGINASKIPKGKSYLTYGQGALTHFATFKSHAYNNTLGIDPLMKRAVDQDLYYKLEEQGSHVFLENYFYLYRIHENSISENENLFKAKYWHFYAKKSAYTRRRKNKSIIDNFSKDFFKEYESNYFLDRFERSKNNKQFKTKLYFLSKSISAAPFHKPIRKTKSLILLIIGKI
- a CDS encoding ABC transporter ATP-binding protein, with the protein product MVGKTDIILKAENISKQYRLGIVGTGTISHDLNRWWNRIRGKEDPYLKIGESNDRSTKGSSEYVWALQDINFEVKRGEVLGIIGKNGAGKSTLLKILSKVTGPTTGEIKTRGRIASLLEVGTGFHGEMTGRENIFLNGAILGMTKKEITAKIDEIIEFSGCQRYIDTPVKRYSSGMTVRLAFAVAAFLEPEILVIDEVLAVGDAEFQKKAIGKMQDISRGDGRTVLFVSHNMAAVKSLCTRALVLKNGKTEFEGGVEEAVEFYLDGTVTESKVTAFNDRKGNGKLQIKEVFTHGKNVKVKPQTGESFKMLFSLNNPIEAKLVDVQMDLRIDDNLGQRIAWLSTSLIDFGKDDEVVNELVFSIDKLNLNKGFYYVTTYITVKKEITDWIQNAFSFEVEEGNYYGNGALVSTNQSKALFNFKVSNEL